A window of Gemmatimonas sp. genomic DNA:
CGTTCGATGGCAAATCGGTCACGGTCATTCGCGTGGAGGCCGACTCTACGCAACGGCTGGCCCAGTTCCCGGTAGATGGCTCGGCGCCGACGGTGCTCTTTCCGGCCATCAAGCCCGTCGGGTATTTCGCGCAAGCCGATGACAGCACATGGACCATGTTCGTGCTGGGCTCACCCGCCACGCTGCAGCTGGCGCGCACCGGCGCCGGGCGAGAACAGACCACCGGCGAGGTGATCGCGAGCAATGTGGGGCGGTCACTGCATCGCATTCCAGGTACCGCGCATGTGAGCTACGTGCAGAAGGGTGGGGCGTCGTGGTACGTGATGCGGCTCGACCCGGTCTCACGTCGGATCGATACGCTGATCGCGTTGCCGAAGGGCAGCGAAGATGTGGCCTGGGTGGACAGCGCCACGTTGGTCGTGGGCAGCGGTACGCAGCTGCTGCAGTGGCGTCGTGGCACCACGGCGTGGAAGTCGCTCGGCGATCTCGCGTTCGCGCATCTCGCAAACATTACGCGCCTGGCGGTGAGTCCGAATGGACAATGGCTCGCGCTCGTAGCCGAGCCGCAAGCGCGCACGGCGGCGCCGTCGGCGGCCGCCGCGAAGCTGCCGGTCGACCGCATCGATGCGGCGTCGGTGAAACGCAACATCGAAATTCTCGCCGCCGATTCGATGGAAGGACGCATGACCGGGTCTCGTGGCCAGGAGCGCGCCGCGATCTGGCTCGAGCGGCAGTATCGCGCGGCGGGGCTCACGCCGGCGGGAGACTCCGGCACGTTCCGCCAGCACATCCCGCTGCGTCTCGCGCAGGGACCAGCCAATGCGCCGGGGCGCACGCGTCCGGCCCCCGTCGCCTCGTGGGCGGCGTGGGATTCGATCCCCGCCGATGAGAGAATGCGCACGTCGAACGTCGCGGCCATGATCCGTGGCAGCGATCCGGTGCTGCGCGACGAAGTGGTGCTGGTGACCGCGCACTATGATCACATCGGGATCCGCGAGCCGGTCGATGGCGACTCGATCAACAACGGCGCCGACGACGATGCGTCGGGCAACGTGGCGCTCATCGAGATGGCGAAGGCGCTTATGAAGGGACCGCGCCCCAAGCGCACGATTCTGTTCATGTCGATCACCGGTGAAGAAGTGGGTGGGTTCGGCACCAGTTGGTACATCCGCCACCCGTTGTTGCCCCTCGAACAGACGGTAGTCGATCTCAACGTGGAGATGATCGCGCACGTTGACTCGCTCGCTGGCGGCTTCGGGAAAGCATGGCTCACCGGCTACGAGCGGTCTACGTTGGGGGACCTGCTGGCGGACAACGGCATCCCGCTCGTGCCGGATCCGCGGCCGGGCCAGAACTTCTTCTCACGCAGTGACAATGCGGCGTTTGCGCGCATCGGCATCCCCGCGCATTCGTTGTCATCGTACAACCTCGTGACTCCGTACCATTCTCCGAAGGATGAGGCATCGATCGTGAACGTCGAGCATATGGTGCAGGTGATCACCGCCACCACGAAGGCGGTGCGACTCTTGTCGGACGGTCCCTCGCCCACGTGGCATCCGGGCGGCCGCCCTGATGCACCCGCGCCGCGGCCTCCACGATGAAGACCGTTACGTGGTCGCTTTCGAGTATGGTCGCGGGCGCCGGCGTCGCGCTACTGGCGGCGTGCGGTGACGGTTCGTCCGGCGTGACGCCGCCCGCCGTACCCGTGGTCTCTCGCGTCGATGTGTCGGCCGCCACCACGGCGCTCACGCCGCAGCAGACCGTGCAGCTCTCCGCCGTGGCGCGGACCTCGAGCGGCACCGTGGTGGGCAGTGCGCAGCCAGTTTGGAGTTCGACGGCGCCGACGATCGCCACCGTGAACGCCTCCGGCCTCGTGACCGGCGTTGCGGCTGGTTCCGCCACGATTCGCGCCACCGTGGGATCGGTCAATGGCACGCTCGATGTCACGGTCACTTCAGGGGCTGGCGTGCTCGCGACGGTCGTGGTGAATGCGCAGGATCTCTCCATCCAGCTCGGCCAACTCACTCAGGCCACGGTGAGCGGTCGCGACGCGACGGGGGGAGCCGCCGCACTCGGTACGCGCACGGTCACCTGGAGCACCAGCAACGCATCGATCGCGACGATCAATTCGGCCGGCGTCGTCACGGGGGTCGGCGTGGGCACGGTCAGTGTGCAAGCGTCCGTCGCCGACGGCGCCGCGCCGAAGACCGCCACCGTGCCGTTGACCGTGACCGGCATCCCCAATGCACCAACGACCGCCGACGTGGTGATGCCGGGACTGCTCTTCAGCCCGACGGAAACGGTGGTGAAGCAGGGAGGAACGGTGCGTTTCGTCTTCCCCCCGTTGGCGCACAACGTGATCTGGGACCCGCGACTCGCCGGCTCTCCGGCCGACATCAACACCACCAGCAGTGTGACCGTGTCCCGCGCATTTCCCGCCGTCGGCGTGTTTCCGTTCAAGTGCACGCTGCACCCCGGCATGGACGGCACCGTCATCGTGAGTCCGTAACGCTGACACGATGCGGCACGATGCACAAAGGGCGCACCGCGGTGTCGGGTGCGCCCTTCGTATATCGTGCCGTGCGCACTGCTACGCTTTCGTGACGTTCCGGAAGCGCGGTGTGTAGTCGGGAAATACGACTGACAGATTGTTGTTGCCGAGCCGGTTCTGCACGATCTCGGCAAAGATGTCGCGATGGTCGAGCGTGACGCGGAGATCCTGTCCGTTTTCGAGATTCTCCCGCGCCAGTCCTGGCCAGCCGTTGGTGAGCACGCGGCCGCCATTGATCTTCTTGCCCATCGCGAACGCGACATTGCCGCGGCCGTGATCAGTGCCGCGATTGCCGTTCTCACGGGCGTTGCGGCCGAACTCGGAAACGATCATGACGGTTACGCCATACGGTGTGGTCCCCTGAATGACGTCGGCATGAAACGCGGCCAGCGCACTGGCGAGGTCGAACATGCGGTTATGCATGCCGCCGCCGTCCAGCGTGATGACCGGGCCCTGATTGGCGTGCGTGTCCCAACCACCGTTGAACGCGTGGATCGCCTCGATGCCCACATCCGCCTTGATGAGCGCAGCCGATGAGCGCAACGCCTGCCCGAATCCGCTGTTGGGGTACACCGCACCGTTCGCGGCCGCGTAGCCCGTAAAGTTGATCCGCTGCAGCAACGCGATGGTGTTGGTCGCGTCGAGCGCATTCGCCGCCACCGGATTGACCGTGCCAGCATGATTGGCGGCCAGCCACTGCGCACGATCCGTCGCCGTCGTGCCACTGCCACCGATCGTGAAGTTGGCAGGATTCGGAATGGGCAAGGTTTTCGGGCCCTCCGCCAACGTTCGCGGCAGGCCGGCGGTAAAGCTCATTCCGCGCAGCGGCGCGTTGGCCCGCATCGGCGTGCTGGTCGCCAGATGTCGGCCGAGCCAGCCCCCGCTGATACGTGCGTCGCGCGGCTTGCCCACTTCCATGTACCGTTGCGCATCGAAGTGCGAACGGGAATTGTCGACCGATCCCGTGGCGTGCGCCACCAGCAGGTCGCCGTTCGTGTACGCGGGCATCAACGGCGCCATGCCTGGCGAAAAACCGAAGAAGTTGTCGAGTGCGACCGCCTTCGGTCCGGTGCCCGCCGCATCAGGACGGGCGATCGCGATGTTCGGACGCCCCGTGTAGTAGTCGGGATCGCCGAACGGCACGACTAACGACAGACCATCGGTTCCACCGCTCAGGAACACCGAAACGATGATGTCGCGGCTGCCGTTGGACGTTTGCGCCAGCACGACTTTGGGCAGCCATGTGGGCAGCAACGCGCTCACGCCCACACCACCCGCCAACGTCAGGAAATCACGGCGCGCCAGCTGCTGATATTCCTGGCACCCACCTTCGGTCGATTCATCACTCATGCGGCGACTCGGCTCATGTGGAAAGAGGGCATCAGAACCACTGGTACTCCTGCGCGCTGCCGGCCAACGAAATGGTCTCGCGAACGCGGGCATCGCTGTAGGTACCGGCGCGCAGGTAGGTAAGCAGCTGCGTCCGGAGCGCCGGTGAGAGTTCCCCACCGAACATGCGGGTGGCAATCTGCGCCACGACGCCGTCTGCGGTGTCTGGCACGCGGAATGCCGCCGAATCCACTCGCGTCGTGGTCGCGCTGTTCTGCGTCGACAGATACTGCATGTACGACCAGCGTGTGATCACCAGGCCGCTCCACCAGTCCACGCGATCGGGATAGCCGTTCGGCTGTTCCCACATGAACACGGGCATGCCCATCTGATCGGCGCGCTGGCGGGCGGCGCGAATGTTTACCACCTCCGCACCCATGCCGCGCAACGACGAGACGGCAAGGTGGAACGGTCGCTTGTACTTGGCCGGCGCGGCCATGAGGTTCTTGCCCGACAGGATCGTGCGGATCATCGCCTTGATGTCGCCGCCGGTCGCGACATACGTCGCAGCGGTCGCGTCCACGACAGCCTGAGGCGGCTCGTATGCCAACAGCCAGCGTGCCATCTTGAGGGCGATGTACGCGGCCGTACTGGGGTGTTCCACCAGCATCTGAATCGCCGCCTCTCCTTCCGCCTTCATCTGCGTGTCCGTCGCGGTCGCCAGCATGGCTGGGAACGAGCGACCCAGGAACGTCTTCGCGTTGCGATCGTGAAAATTGCGATTGAACGCAAACGTGCCGGCGCCCGCGGTGGTCCATCCCGTAAGAATCCGCGACAGCTCCGCGACGTCGGTCTGCGAGTAACCGCCATCCACGCCCAGTGTATGGAGCTCCATGATCTCGCGGGCGTAGTTCTGGTTCGGCGTCGGAGTACGACTCAGGTTCTGGTCGAGATACCGAAGCATCGCGGCGCTTTGCGATGTCGCGCGCAACAGCTCGGGAAACGTCCCCAGCGCATTCGCACGGATCACATCACGGTCGTCGACCAGCTTGAGGTAGCCGACTTTGTTGAGACTGATCGTGAAGTGGTCGGTCCAGAATTCCACCATCCGCTCGCGGAGCTGTGCCTTCGAAAACGCGGCGCGATACCACGTCGCGTCGGCCAGCTGATTGTTGACCTCATTCCCATCCTGGGTCGCCAGCATCGCCAGCGGCATCTGCGTCATCGGCAGTCGCGATGCCACGAGCGTCTCAATGGCACTGTCGTCGATGACCGACGCCCGGAGCTGATAGTCGAGGTAGCCGGCGTATCCCAGCTGACGGGCGAGGACCACTTCCGACGGACTGACCCCCATCGTGATGCGCCGCACCAGGCGGAGCACCGGGTCGCTCCACGCCGCCGAGGGATCGGGAGCGTTGCTCGTCGGTTGACCGTTGGGAAAGGGGCCGGCGCCACGGCTCTTCGGGCGTTGGGCTTCGAGCGTCTGCGACGCAGCCAGTCCGACCGCCGCCGACGCGCCAAGCGCAAAGAAGCGTCGGCGAGAGGAACGAGGCTCGTCGAGCGTAACGGGTTCGCTCACAGGTTCCGGATGATCAGCGTTCGTCGACATGTCGGTCTTCGGAAGGGGCGACTGGGAGGAAACGGCTGCCGAGCCGCGTACGTGCACGTGAGCCAGACTGAATGCTCGGGATTCGCGGCGCCGCTGTCAATGCAAATTCCGGCTGAGACTGCATCCCGTTTGTACCGACTGCAGCCAATGTGCGACACCGGGCCCAGAATGTGACGGTCAGAAGCTGCTGGCGTTAATCCCGTAGA
This region includes:
- a CDS encoding DUF1800 domain-containing protein, whose product is MSEPVTLDEPRSSRRRFFALGASAAVGLAASQTLEAQRPKSRGAGPFPNGQPTSNAPDPSAAWSDPVLRLVRRITMGVSPSEVVLARQLGYAGYLDYQLRASVIDDSAIETLVASRLPMTQMPLAMLATQDGNEVNNQLADATWYRAAFSKAQLRERMVEFWTDHFTISLNKVGYLKLVDDRDVIRANALGTFPELLRATSQSAAMLRYLDQNLSRTPTPNQNYAREIMELHTLGVDGGYSQTDVAELSRILTGWTTAGAGTFAFNRNFHDRNAKTFLGRSFPAMLATATDTQMKAEGEAAIQMLVEHPSTAAYIALKMARWLLAYEPPQAVVDATAATYVATGGDIKAMIRTILSGKNLMAAPAKYKRPFHLAVSSLRGMGAEVVNIRAARQRADQMGMPVFMWEQPNGYPDRVDWWSGLVITRWSYMQYLSTQNSATTTRVDSAAFRVPDTADGVVAQIATRMFGGELSPALRTQLLTYLRAGTYSDARVRETISLAGSAQEYQWF
- a CDS encoding Ig-like domain-containing protein — protein: MVAGAGVALLAACGDGSSGVTPPAVPVVSRVDVSAATTALTPQQTVQLSAVARTSSGTVVGSAQPVWSSTAPTIATVNASGLVTGVAAGSATIRATVGSVNGTLDVTVTSGAGVLATVVVNAQDLSIQLGQLTQATVSGRDATGGAAALGTRTVTWSTSNASIATINSAGVVTGVGVGTVSVQASVADGAAPKTATVPLTVTGIPNAPTTADVVMPGLLFSPTETVVKQGGTVRFVFPPLAHNVIWDPRLAGSPADINTTSSVTVSRAFPAVGVFPFKCTLHPGMDGTVIVSP
- a CDS encoding DUF1501 domain-containing protein, which codes for MSDESTEGGCQEYQQLARRDFLTLAGGVGVSALLPTWLPKVVLAQTSNGSRDIIVSVFLSGGTDGLSLVVPFGDPDYYTGRPNIAIARPDAAGTGPKAVALDNFFGFSPGMAPLMPAYTNGDLLVAHATGSVDNSRSHFDAQRYMEVGKPRDARISGGWLGRHLATSTPMRANAPLRGMSFTAGLPRTLAEGPKTLPIPNPANFTIGGSGTTATDRAQWLAANHAGTVNPVAANALDATNTIALLQRINFTGYAAANGAVYPNSGFGQALRSSAALIKADVGIEAIHAFNGGWDTHANQGPVITLDGGGMHNRMFDLASALAAFHADVIQGTTPYGVTVMIVSEFGRNARENGNRGTDHGRGNVAFAMGKKINGGRVLTNGWPGLARENLENGQDLRVTLDHRDIFAEIVQNRLGNNNLSVVFPDYTPRFRNVTKA
- a CDS encoding M28 family peptidase; the encoded protein is MTFVTLFRRSSLVSTLLVGVGVGVGLTPSSLTHAQGAPSRPADRSAARSAPADPDVYLLPLIGRGAALKIGVPANVSRRAGYDNQPAFQRDSRALYFTSNRGDGQSDIYRHDFSTGLTAPLRATKPESEYSAMPTFDGKSVTVIRVEADSTQRLAQFPVDGSAPTVLFPAIKPVGYFAQADDSTWTMFVLGSPATLQLARTGAGREQTTGEVIASNVGRSLHRIPGTAHVSYVQKGGASWYVMRLDPVSRRIDTLIALPKGSEDVAWVDSATLVVGSGTQLLQWRRGTTAWKSLGDLAFAHLANITRLAVSPNGQWLALVAEPQARTAAPSAAAAKLPVDRIDAASVKRNIEILAADSMEGRMTGSRGQERAAIWLERQYRAAGLTPAGDSGTFRQHIPLRLAQGPANAPGRTRPAPVASWAAWDSIPADERMRTSNVAAMIRGSDPVLRDEVVLVTAHYDHIGIREPVDGDSINNGADDDASGNVALIEMAKALMKGPRPKRTILFMSITGEEVGGFGTSWYIRHPLLPLEQTVVDLNVEMIAHVDSLAGGFGKAWLTGYERSTLGDLLADNGIPLVPDPRPGQNFFSRSDNAAFARIGIPAHSLSSYNLVTPYHSPKDEASIVNVEHMVQVITATTKAVRLLSDGPSPTWHPGGRPDAPAPRPPR